The DNA region ctgagctgagctccctgtgctataggcagcttcccactagctagctattttacacacggtaatgTATACGTGTctgtcccaatctcccaattcatcccatcccacTCCTGTCATGGACCATAGATTCTTAATCAGGATCTCCTGGGGGTCCAGAGATGGCTTTGAAGGACTGTGAATTCCCTAATATCATAAGTAAGATTGTCTGAGGTCATAACCAGATATGAGTGTTTTTAGGGAGAATAAGGTTCATTGCTGTCGGTGAATTTTTATGGGTGTTTTTGACCCCTGCTCTAAGGGGTCCCAGGCACGGTGCTAGGCTCAGTGGGTCAGAAAAAGAAGTAGTCACGAGTCTTGGCTGTCTTGGGCAGGGCCACCATGGCGGAGGTGTGTGTGgcgtttttgctttgtctcccaTATTTTCTATAACCTTTTTGTTTCATCCAGTTTTTTTTGGTCACcttattttttggttgtttacacttttaagtttttcatctacctgtttttctttcttgaatggAAAGAAGCACTTGGGAGAGAGTTTATAAGAGAAAACACTTGTCAAGTTTcccggggtgggtgtgtgtgtgttaaaaaaaaaaaaaaaatcaaagattccTCCACACACCCACCCTGTGGAAGGCCATTGTAGGGATTAAATGAGGAGCACGTGTGTGCACTGCTCAGCACGGGGGCTGGTGCATTTAAGTGTACAAAGTGGCAGGACTCGTTATCATTAAACTTAATTGGATTGTGCTGGTGGAGTGAAAGCTCTGATACATGTGTCAGCAAtctgggaagggggtgggggagatatAGCCTCAGTGTTTCTTCACATCGACCTCTATGAAATGCAAGAACATTATGCAATGTTAATGTCCATATCTACCCAGTCACCCTGTGCTAAAGGTGGACCCAGACAACTAAACTGCTAATACCCTCAGTGCTTTGGCCATGGGGATCCATCTTCTTTAGCTCTGCACAGATTTCTTACCTGTTCACTGCTGGTTCAATACTGAAGTCCCTTAAATAGCTCCATTCACACAAAGCATTTGGGGCCAACACTATTCCACTATTCCAGAAGGGGCTGGCTAAGATTGGGTTTCCCCCAAAGTGGACCCCGTACAAGTAGTTTCTTTGGGTGGGGATCCCAGGAGGGCCTGGCAGGAGAATGGAGAAatgaggcagagaaggaagaaagccaATGAGGGGGATGTTAATAAGCAGGTTACCTCTGTGGGCTATTGGAGTTCAGTGCTGCTGAGGACTTCTGTTGGGGGCCAGTATAGAACAGTATAGATTTGTCCCACTGTCACTGTAAAGATGCTGGAGGTATTAATCCACTATCTCCTGTTTGTGATTGGTTGAGGGCTGTTACCAGGGGTGACCTGACCTGTGTATGCATCATGCAAGCTCATGCTGCAGGAGGAAACCCTCAGGTAGCGTGGCAGGATCTCATGGTTAACAGCCATCTGTTGAATGAGTCCAGGCTGGTGACTGCCTTATCTGCATGGGGGCAGCCCTTCGTGGTCCTCCTGGGTTGGGGTAAAACAttgctctgagccaccagacaacCACAAGTGAAAACTTTATTGATCCAAACACTTTCTGTGAATGTCACCAACACCCGACGtggacaaatatataaaaagcacagCCTATTGTACAATCATTCCAACTCCTCCGCTAAGGCACTATACACATGCTTCCCGGGCCTCGTCACCAGCACGACGGATGCATTTCAGGGGCAGCAGCTGCATTTGTCTGACGCCCCTTTGCAGATGCAGCCCCGAGCACACTTGGCGCAGCCCGGGGGGCAGCAAGGACAGCAGCCTGAAAGGGACAGGAGAGGGGCAAGATGAATTTGGGGTCATCACCCTTATCTGACCGCTTCCCCCTGTACCACTTAGCaggaagtagaaaaagaaagcatGTCACACACAGGCTCTGATCCACATGAGCAAAAAAAACCGGAACAGGAAGTGGTGGGGTGtttagagctggaagggacctCAGGGGTCACCCAGAGTCCATCagaggccgggggtggggggggggggggagggttggCCTGAGACCATTGGACAGTGGCCGATCCATAACACCAGGCTGGTACTCTGTCCCCTCCACTACTGGGCTGGCTGGAACCTTCTCTCAGTCCTCTTCCTCTCCAAACCCCTGGAATGGATGccccaggtgggctgcagtccagggtacTCAGCTTTCATTTCAGATCTCTCCCAAATGAGAAAAAGGCACCCAGGAACCCCTCCATCCCACCACGGCTGGAGGGTGGCAGAAACAGACTCTCCTAGCTCCCGGCCAGCAGTGCCCGTGGGCCCCAGACTCACTTTTTCGACACGTTTTACAGCTGCAAGTTGTGCATTTGCAGTTGTCTCCACAGGCACAGGTTCCTCCTGAGAAGAAAGGGCAGAGCCACAAACATGAGTGCCGAGGTGGAGGGGGCCCACAGCCTTGCTGCAGGCCATCCTGGTGCTGGGGGATCTGGGGTGCCCTTGAGCAGAGGCTGGACGAGAGTGTGAAGATGCTGCTGAGAATCACCCCAGGGGTGAAGACCATCCAGTCGTTCCCAGTCACAGTGCATGGTCGGAAACTGGGAGGCTGCATCAATCAGCATCCCCAGGGGTACTCGTTAAGATGCATTCTGATTCATAGGTCTGGGTGGGGAAAGGGAGtcagtatttttcaaaagcaaCCCAGATAATTCTGATGTACCATCAGGTTTGAGAACAACTAGGTTAggccaaggggcttccctggtggctcagacggtaatgaatctgcctgcaatgcaggagacctgggtttgattcctaggtttggaagatcccctggagaagggaatgccgacccactccagtattcctgcctggagaatcccatggacagaggagcctgacaggctacagtccatggggttgcaaagagttggacacgactgagtgactaacactgtccAGGGTCCTCTGGGGACTGTCGAAGCCCTTAGTACCATCCTCACATTTCCAAGATATCAGGCAAGATGAAATCCTAAATGGGTACGAGGAAGAGCAAAGACTATAAACAAGCCCAAAGCAAGAGCCACAGCTACTACTTGTTTCCATATCATAAAAccatctatattttttaaaaaaatcatcttacTGCTTTGAGTATCAAGATACTGGTAGCTTCTGTAAACTTTTGGGCAGATTTTGGGGACAGACTAGGGAAGCTTGTGAGATTTCTTGATACCATTTCCCAAAGTCACAAAACCCCAGGTGGCTCTGAACCCCAACCTCACTTCTCCTGGCCAACATGCTTCCGTGGAATTAAACAGTTTTCAGACTCAGGGGTTCACATATGCTTCTAATAACTCCCCTGACATCTGCAAAAACTTCATGATtttagcactttcacagccacCCTGGAAGGTGTGCAGCTGGGAATGAGTGACCCtagttttcagatgaagaaactgaggcttggaaatAAGTATCAGGAGTGGATGGAAGCAATGAACCAAAAGCAGATTTCTCTGGGCCGGagctctttcccttcttccccgGTGGCTGCCCTCAGAGGCTTGCCCCTAGGTCCCCTCATGGTCATTCCTAAGCCAAGTTATTAATTCTAGTAAATCAAGCTGGTATCCAGCAGAGAGCGGGTGCTTCCCCAGAGGTGGCCAGTCTGAGACAAGCCCCATTGGTGCCTCTAATGGAAGAAGAGAAGCATTGGTCCCAGTCCTGCAGCCTCTCTGTAGGGAACTGGTGAAAGGTCGCAGAATCCCAGGGTAGGCATCCTTACTCACCAGACATGCAGGTGCATTCCCCGGAGTCCATGGTCCAAGCAGCTGAGAGGTTCCGGCGCAGTCACAGCTGGGGAAGGGAGGCTGATGAGCAATCGCCAGAGGCTCCTTATTTATAGCCATGTGGGTGTAGACCTGGGCTCACCCCACCTCTCCCTGGGGCCAGACGCCCTGCACACGGCCCAGCCATGAGCTGGGGGTTGGCAGAGGAGAAGGTGAGCCGTATAGTCATTTAGGCAACTTTTCACAAGGAGTGCGGGTGGCTGTACCTGCCCACCTGCCAAGGTGTCAGGGAACCAGACTCAGGCTCAAATGGCAGTCACATACGGAGCCACCTATGTCTCTTCTCCAAGTCCTCCACGTGCTATTACttgctattttaaatttttatttatttttagttttggctgcgctgggtcttcattgctgtgtgaacTTTCTCTAACTGCAGAAAGCAGGGGCTCCTCATTGCGGTGGGTTCTCTTGTTGGCAGAACACGGGCTCAATGGCTGTAGAACCCAGGCTTATtagccccacggcatgtggaatcttcctggatctgcgatcaaacccatgtcctctgcattggcaggcagattctataccatggGACCACCGGAGAAGTCCATTACCTGCTGTTTCTGCTCCCTCTTTCACAGGGGCTGTTCCTCCCTTGCCCAGGTCTCATTCTCTGCCCCCCTGCTTGACTGTAGAAGCCCGTACCGTGGGAAGGTGGGGGCCTCTATCTGGACCCTGGCTTTAGAAGGTCCCATTCAAGACCTCTTCCCCCTTACTCACCGCCCCCGCCCAAAGTCATGAGCAAGTGCCCACCCAGAGCCTATAACCTCTCTTTCTAGACCGCACCTGGACCACCCTGGATTCTAGAATTTTCTGTCATCCCAAACCTGCTTCCTTCTAAGAATTTGCTCAGTTCTCCTCCCCAGACTTCCACAGGCAGATTTGCAGGCAGTGTGTGTCCCTGGAGCCTGAGGGATGGCCAAGGGTGGCTGTTTGCTGGGGCTACAGGCAGAGTTTGAATGTGTGGGCTGGGTGCCCGCAGGGGTGTGGAGGGAAGGAGCTGgggtggagagagaagggaggtgggccacagattgggggtgggggccaCAGGGCAGATCTCCTGGCACCCCTGCCTTCTAGGTTGCAATGAAGCTCTTTGTTAAGGTTGGGGAATagaatgtattttatgtatttgatgTATACCTTTCAAATGTTTTCACCTGGTAGTGTGTGGACCCCCACTTATATTCTTGTGCTGCCCCACTAAACATTAGAAGGGGCGCAGGACTAGCCTCCTCTGGTcttgccccctcctcctcatccTGAAAGGCCAAAAAGCCGTTCTGGCCACAACCAGGGAAGGTAGCTCCTCCTACTTGTAGGTTAGTGGGGTCTCCATTCCTCATCCACAAGGATTGCTGGGGCCACAGTCTGACCCATGGAGCCGTGATTGAGCTGAGAGCTAGTGAGCAGCCCCATGGTCATCGGGGCACTGGGGAGGGATAGGTAGGGGCCACATTGCCGTGATCCCCAGATGGCCCCTGCCCAAAAGGAGTTCACAGCCTCTAGCAGGGAATCCAGgcccattcactcattcaacaccTTCCAAGGGCCAGCACTGTTTGGACACTGTGGAGCCAGGGGGTGAGTAAAAACAGAGCTAATGGCGTGGAAGGTCAGGAGGGTATCTCATCCCAGGAAACCCCTGACCGGGCAGGGCTGCTCTTAGAGTCCAGAGGCTGGATCTGTCTTCTCATGCCTGCATTTCCTGCTCAGTCCCCACCCATCTCTTCGCAGGTCCAgcttctccccctgcctcccactcTTGGGTGTCCCCTGTAGCAGATACGAATGCCTTAGAGGGTCTGGTCCAAGAAAGAAGGGATTTCCCTTCCCCCTATCTAAGCCACCTCTCCTCTCTGCTCACTCTTTGAGCCAGGAGTTGCTTCTTCCTTGGATGACTGACACTGCAGTGTTGCTTAAGGCCCCAGCTAAATGATAGTATCAAAATCCAGTCACCAAGCATGATGCTGTTTCCCAGTTTCTGGGCTGTGTGGACTGAAACAACTGTGTATCATTGGGCCAGGGAGTCCCTGTTGACTGAGCCTAGGCTGTCGTATTCCTGTATtcccctgggccctggggacGCACATCCAGGGGCCCCTCTGTCCTTTGGGCCATCTTCTGGGTCTCAGCTCCTGATCTCTGCAGGGCAGCAGGAAAGCAAGAACACACACCACCCCTGGAACATGGCATGACTGGCGTGCATAACTTAAATCTGCGCTTAGAAAATAGATACAACTCGCTCTCCATTCCCACAGTGGTGGAACCTGAGGCTGCTGAAGGTGGAATGTAACTCACCAACTCCCACAGATCCCCAGGACTTCACCATCCATGGATTTGGTACCCACTGCAATACTGAGGGATGCCTGTATTTCTTCAGAGATGTGATCTTTAGTCTTCTCAGGGGATTCCAGAGGCCCTTTGAAAGTCTGATGGAAGTTCTAGTCAGAACATGCACGCGTGCCCGGACACTTCAGACGTGCcccagtctttgcgaccctatggaccgtagcccaccaggctcctctgtccatgggactctccaggcaagaatactggaattggtagccatgccctcctccagggaatcttaccaactcagggatcgaacccatatctcacatctcctgcattggcagttgggttctttaccactagtgccacctgggaagccccctcatcACAAATTTCACAAATCAGCACAAATTTCGGCCCCCTAAAAATGCACAAATACATTTTCCCTCACAAGTTCAAAGGATTTGTGGATCTTCTGAATCCCATTGCAGggcttcctcccccaccccccagggatcctgaggtaagaACTCTGTAAAGAAGCAGGCCTGCCCGAGTAGCCCTTCTGTGGCCACCACTGAGCCCTAAATACCTCCTCCTCCACTGTTGGCCTCTCCATACGAATGGGCAAGTTGTTTTCTCAGAACAAGGTAATGGATTTTTCCACAGGAGAAGCTAACGCGCCACCTGTTAGCCTAAAATGACTGGGTCATCATCATCTCCCCCTTCCATGAAAGTCAAAGCTGTATGTACTCAGacacgcagtcgtgtctgactctttgggaccccatggaatgtaacccgccagactcttctgtccatgggattctccaggcaagaataatggagtgggttgccacttcctcctccaggggatcttccccacccagggattgaacttgcatttcttatatctcctgcattggcaggtgggttctttaccagtaacaCCACTTGAGAAGTCCTAGCTAGGCACCTGCTATCCTGCACCCAGCAGTTTCTGCCAGAAGTTCTGGGACTCATGGACTGGGACTGGAGGGTGAGCCTTGGTACTGATGGTCGACGAAGGTGCTATGCACACCCCTCTCGGATCACCATGCTTTCCTATACGGGGCCCCTTTGGACATGTGCATCTCTCCGGGGGCAGTCTGGAGCTGCCTACAGATTTTATTACATTGGTTTATAAACTGACCTCTCTCTAGACCACAGGCTCCTCACGAACAGAGGCTGTGCCTGCATCTCGGCATCCGTGTGGCCAGGCACACAGAGTGCTGCCCATGCAGTGggtgtttgataaatatttatgagcTGCTGATGAGTAAATGACTCAATTCATAGAGTTACATGTGGGCTGTCTTCTCTGGCTCTTGTTGGATAGACTTAAAGGGCCTTGTCGCTCACTGAGAGTGGGCAGGAGCTTGAGATCTGGAGTCATGCTCCCTGGGCCCTGATCCTGGTTCTCTTTCTTtgctgtatgattttttaaaaaacaatttgtatttatttattttcttttttggctgtgctgggtcttcgttgctttgcacGGGCTTTcgctagttgcagtgagtgagggctACCCTTCGTTGGTGTGCCAgcctctcattgtggtagcttctctttttgtggagcacaggctcagaagttgtggtgaaCAGGTTTTGTTGCTCctcggtatgtgggatcttcccagaccagggatcgaaccggtgtcccctTGCATCGGCCGGCAAATCTtagccactgtgccac from Cervus elaphus chromosome 4, mCerEla1.1, whole genome shotgun sequence includes:
- the MT4 gene encoding metallothionein-4 — translated: MDSGECTCMSGGTCACGDNCKCTTCSCKTCRKSCCPCCPPGCAKCARGCICKGASDKCSCCP